A region of Paractinoplanes abujensis DNA encodes the following proteins:
- a CDS encoding aminoglycoside phosphotransferase family protein, whose protein sequence is MEILSGGGINEVVKIGDSVRRPAGPWSANVHALLRHLRAAGFTNAPEVRSTADGYEFLSYLPGDVSNYPLTPAAESVTALTSAAKLLRAYHDATVPFARTAPRDGWQVPARDPVEVICHGDYAPHNCALDGTTVTGVFDFDFAHPGPRLWDIAYAAYRWVPLTTVESDLPATVQAERLRTFCDTYGLDAESRSRLIDTVAARLHALVDVMQTRAAAGDKAFASHLADGHHTIYLTDADYVLAVHRKS, encoded by the coding sequence GTGGAGATCCTTTCCGGTGGCGGCATCAACGAGGTCGTAAAGATCGGCGATTCCGTACGCCGCCCGGCCGGTCCGTGGTCGGCGAACGTGCACGCGTTGCTGCGTCACCTGCGGGCGGCCGGCTTCACGAACGCGCCCGAAGTGCGGTCCACCGCGGACGGCTACGAGTTCCTGTCCTACCTGCCCGGCGACGTCTCCAACTATCCGCTCACCCCGGCGGCCGAGTCCGTGACCGCCCTGACATCGGCGGCGAAGCTGCTGCGGGCCTACCACGACGCGACCGTCCCCTTCGCCCGCACGGCGCCGCGCGACGGCTGGCAGGTGCCCGCGAGGGACCCGGTCGAGGTCATCTGCCACGGTGATTACGCGCCGCACAACTGCGCGCTCGACGGCACCACGGTGACCGGCGTGTTCGACTTCGACTTCGCGCATCCCGGTCCGCGGCTGTGGGACATCGCGTACGCGGCCTACCGCTGGGTTCCCCTGACCACGGTCGAGTCGGACCTCCCCGCCACCGTGCAGGCCGAGCGGCTGCGTACGTTCTGCGACACGTACGGCCTGGACGCCGAGTCACGCTCCCGCCTGATCGACACGGTTGCCGCCCGCCTGCACGCGCTGGTCGACGTGATGCAGACCCGGGCCGCCGCCGGTGACAAGGCCTTCGCGAGTCACCTGGCCGACGGACACCACACGATCTACCTGACCGACGCCGACTACGTGCTTGCCGTGCATCGAAAGAGTTAG
- a CDS encoding S1 family peptidase yields the protein MPKLGWSRSLSVALIVFVAWAMTGQASALMVPRAATGGSPVLPVARVEADHGLLDRGLTCTGTLIAPTWVVTAQHCTNIGRRPGRPYRPQDVKVHFDEPVRVVAVHQMPGYDPASMVNDVALLQLAAPVTAVTPARIATGPLPSPTGAQVYGFGASATGLHTADVRVTSRAAVNDGPCLFPAGPLTFVQSVHGGSTPGDSGGPMLHWQQDRPLLQTITAGAADRTTCGTPRLEAHPESWVGIYNRVDRASSAGSFLALHVPGL from the coding sequence GTGCCGAAGCTGGGGTGGTCGCGCTCGCTCTCCGTGGCCCTGATCGTCTTCGTGGCCTGGGCGATGACCGGCCAGGCGTCGGCCCTCATGGTGCCCCGAGCCGCGACCGGCGGCTCCCCCGTGCTGCCGGTCGCCCGGGTCGAGGCCGACCACGGCCTGCTCGACCGCGGGCTGACCTGTACGGGCACGCTGATCGCGCCGACGTGGGTGGTGACCGCGCAGCACTGCACCAACATCGGCCGCCGGCCCGGGCGCCCCTACCGGCCGCAGGACGTCAAGGTCCACTTCGATGAGCCCGTACGGGTGGTGGCCGTGCACCAGATGCCCGGCTACGACCCGGCGTCAATGGTCAACGACGTCGCCCTGCTGCAGCTGGCCGCGCCCGTGACCGCGGTGACGCCGGCCCGGATCGCGACCGGTCCGCTGCCCTCACCCACCGGGGCGCAGGTCTACGGCTTCGGCGCCTCCGCCACCGGCCTGCACACCGCCGACGTGCGGGTCACCTCGCGGGCCGCCGTCAACGACGGGCCGTGCCTGTTCCCGGCCGGGCCGCTCACCTTCGTCCAGTCCGTGCACGGCGGATCGACCCCGGGCGACAGCGGCGGCCCGATGCTGCACTGGCAGCAGGACCGGCCGCTGCTGCAGACGATCACGGCGGGCGCGGCCGACCGCACCACCTGCGGCACCCCGCGGCTGGAGGCCCACCCGGAGTCGTGGGTCGGCATCTACAACCGGGTCGACCGGGCCAGTTCGGCCGGTTCGTTCCTGGCCCTGCACGTCCCCGGCCTCTGA